GAGTCGACGCCGCCGTCGGTGGCCTCGACCGGCACGATGCCCGTCGCGCCCGCCGGCAACGGGGCCCCGGTCATGATCCGGTGCGCGGTGCCGGGCCGCAGCGTCAACGAATCGGTGCGCCCGGCCGGGATGTCCTCGGTGACCGGCAGCACCACCGGCTGCTCGGTAGTGGCGGCGGCGGTGTCGTCGGCGTACACGGCGTATCCGTCCATCGCGGAGTTGTCGAAAACCGGCAGCGACAGCGGGGCGACGACATCGGCGCCCAGCACCAGGCCCAGCGTTTCGGCGAGCGGGACCGTCGCGCCGGGCCTGGCCCGGATCAGTTCGGCGACGATGCGCTGGTGTTCGGCGACCGAGCGCATGTCAGACCGGGAAGCTGACGCCGGTGAGCTCTTCGGAGACCGCCCACAACCGTCGCTGCAGGTCTTGGTCGTGCGACTGGGCGCTGGACTGGACCAGCTTGGGGTGGCCGCGCTGCTCGGCGAAACCGTCGGGGCCGTAGTACTGGCCGCCCTGCACGCCCGGATCGGTGGCGGCCCGCAGCGTCGGCAGGGCACCCATTTGTGCGCTCTGGAACAGCAGCGGCCCGAGCGCGTTGAGCGGCCGCAGCAGCCGCGGGATGTTGCGGGCCAACTCCGTACTGGAGCCACCGGGGTGGGCGGCGACGGCGATGGTGGACACCTCGCGCGCCTTGCCCGCCGCTTCCAGTCGCCGCTGCAATTCGTAGGTGAACAGCAGATTGGCCAGCTTCGACTGCCCGTAGGCGCCGATCCGGCTGTAGCTGTGTTCCCACTGCAGGTCGTCGAAGTGGATCGCGGCGCGCAACCGGTGGCCGAGGCTGCTGACGGTCACCACCCGGGATCCACGGACCCCGAGCAGGTGATCGAGCAACAACCCGGTGAGGGCGAAATGACCGAGGTGGTTGGTGCCGAACTGCAGCTCGAAACCGTCCTCGGTGAGTTCCTTGGGCGTCCACATCACCCCGGCGTTGTTGATCAGCAGGTCGATGCGGGGGTGGCTGCCCCGGAGCGCGTCGGCGGCCCGGCGGACCGATTCCAGCGAGCTGAGGTCCAGTTCCTGCAGCCTCAGGTCGGCGTCGGGCTTAGCGGCCCGGATCTTGGCCAGCGCGGCGTTGCCCTTCTCCTGGTTGCGCACCGCGAGCACCACCTGCGCGCCATGAAAGGCCAGCTCAGCAGCGGTGTGATAGCCCAGGCCGGTGTTGGCGCCGGTGATGATGACGGTGCGGCCGTGCTGGTCGGGGATGTCGGCGGCCGTCCAGTTGCGGCCGTTCTCGCGGGAGCCCATGGCCCGAACATAGCTCAGCCCTGGGCGAACGGCGGTGGGCGATCTTGCACTCGGCATAGGCGAGTGCTAAGAATGACGTTGGCACTCGCGACCGGCGAGTGCTAGGTCGGGACGGTGAGGTCCAGCGCAAAGCCGCTTGGGTCGTCCGTCGCGGGCACTGCGCCCGGCCAGCGTAAGTAACGGGGTTGTCGTCACCCGGTAACCCCTCTCATTCCCAATCCGGAGGAATCACTTCGCAATGGCCAAGACAATTGCGTACGACGAAGAGGCCCGTCGCGGTCTCGAGCGGGGCCTCAACGCCCTCGCCGACGCGGTAAAGGTGACGCTGGGACCCAAGGGTCGCAACGTCGTACTGGAGAAGAAGTGGGGCGCCCCCACGATCACCAACGATGGTGTGTCCATCGCCAAGGAGATCGAGCTGGAGGACCCCTACGAGAAGATCGGCGCCGAGCTGGTCAAGGAAGTCGCCAAGAAGACCGACGACGTCGCCGGTGACGGCACCACCACGGCCACCGTGCTGGCGCAGGCACTGGTCAAGGAGGGCCTGCGCAACGTTGCTGCCGGCGCCAACCCGCTGGGTCTCAAGCGCGGCATCGAGAAGGCCGTCGAGAAGGTGACCCAGACCCTGCTGGCCTCGGCCAAGGACGTCGAGACCAAAGAGCAGATCGCGGCCACCGCGGGCATCTCGGCGGGCGACCAGTCGATCGGCGACCTGATCGCCGAGGCGATGGACAAGGTCGGCAACGAGGGCGTCATCACCGTCGAGGAGTCCAACACCTTCGGCCTGCAGCTCGAGCTCACCGAGGGCATGCGGTTCGACAAGGGTTACATCTCGGGCTACTTCGTCACCGACGCCGAGCGTCAGGAAGCGGTCCTGGAGGACCCCTACATCCTGCTGGTCAGCTCCAAGGTGTCGACCGTCAAGGACCTGCTCCCGCTGCTGGAGAAGGTCATCCAGGGCGGCAAGCCGCTGCTGATCATCGCCGAGGACGTCGAGGGCGAGGCGTTGAGCACCCTGGTCGTCAACAAGATCCGCGGCACCTTCAAGTCCGTCGCCGTCAAGGCCCCGGGCTTCGGTGACCGCCGCAAGGCGATGCTGCAGGACATGGCCATCCTCACCGGTGGTCAGGTCATCAGCGAGGAGGTCGGTCTCTCGCTGGAGAACGCCGACATCTCGCTGCTCGGCAAGGCCCGCAAGGTCGTCATCACCAAGGACGAGACCACCATCGTCGAGGGCGCCGGCGACTCCGACGCCATCGCCGGCCGGGTGGCCCAGATCCGCGCCGAGATCGAGAACAGCGACTCCGACTACGACCGCGAGAAGCTGCAGGAGCGCCTGGCCAAGCTGGCCGGCGGTGTTGCGGTGATCAAGGCCGGAGCCGCCACCGAGGTGGAGCTCAAGGAGCGCAAGCACCGCATCGAGGACGCCGTCCGCAACGCGAAGGCCGCCGTCGAGGAGGGCATCGTCGCCGGTGGTGGCGTGGCCCTGCTGCAGTCGGCTCCGGCGCTCGAGGACCTCGGCCTCAAGGGCGACGAGGCCACCGGTGCCAACATCGTGCGCGTGGCGCTCGAGGCTCCGCTGAAGCAGATCGCCTTCAACTCCGGGCTCGAGCCCGGTGTGGTGGCCGAGAAGGTTCGCAACTCGCCCGCCGGGACCGGCCTGAACGCCGCCACCGGTGAGTACGAGGACCTGCTCAAGGCCGGCGTTGCCGACCCGGTCAAGGTGACCCGCTCGGCGCTGCAGAACGCGGCGTCCATCGCCGGGCTGTTCCTGACCACCGAGGCCGTCGTCGCAGACAAGCCGGAGAAGGCCGCCGCTCCCGTCGGCGACCCGACCGGCGGCATGGGCGGGATGGACTTCTAAAGCAAGTCCACCGCAGCGAAAAAGCCCGGTCCCTCACGAGGGGGCCGGGTTTTTTCGTCGGCCTTGTAGGTTCGCAGTGTGGCACTTCCGACTCCGACACCAAGCAGCACCGCCGTCGTCACGGGCGCATCATCAGGCATCGGCGCCGACATCGCACGTGAGCTCGCCGGCCGCGGCCACGGCGTCACGCTCGTCGCCCGTCGCGAGGACAAGCTGCGGGCACTCGCCGAGGAACTCGCCGCCCGCGGCGGCAACGTCGAGGTGGCAGCCTGCGACATCGCAGACCCGCACGCCCGCGCCGGCCTGTTCGACGAGATCGGCGGGCGCGGCCTGACCGTCGACATCCTGGTCAACAACGCCGGCATCGGCACCATTGGGGCGGTGGCGAAAACCGACGTCGACAAGGAGACCGCTCAGGTCCGGCTCAACGTCGAGGCCCTCGTCGACCTCACCACCCGCGCCGTCCAGCAGATGGTGCCGCGCGGCCGCGGAGCGATCCTCAATGTCGGGTCCACCGCCGGCTTTCACCCCTTCCCCGGTCAGGTGTGCTACTCGGCCACCAAGGCGTTCGTGCATACCTATACCGAGGGCCTGCGCGGCGAATTGGCCGGCACCGGTGTCACCGTCGCGCTGCTGTGCCCCGGGCCGGTGCGCACCGAGTTCCTGGTGCGGGCGGGCATGGACGAACGCACCTTCGCCGACGCCTTCCCCAAGTTCATGTGGATGCCGTCCCGGGACGTGGCGCGGACCGGCGTCGACGCCCTCGACGGCGACCGCGGAACGGTCATCCCCGGACTGCCCAGCCGGCTCAGCACAAGGCTGTTCCAGTTCATGCCCCGGCGACTGTTGTTGCCGTTGCTGAACAGCCAGCACCCCGGCCTGAAACGGGACCGCTCGGCCTAGCCCGGCCAGCGCCGCATCCAGCCCTCCACCGGCAGCGCCAGGGCGTTGCACAGGGTGCAGATGGTGCGGTACCAGCCGACCGCGGTCAGCAACTCGATCCGTTGCTCGTCGGACAGGAAACCGCCCAGCGCCACCCAGGTGGCGTCCGTCCAGGAGCCGGTGCGCTCCAGTTCGTCGACTGCCTCGATCAGCGTCCGCTCGTCGGCACTCCAGCGCACGGCGCCGCCGGTGACCAGGGCGTCGCACTCGGTGTCACTGACGCCGGCGATCGGACCCCAGAACGCGGCTTGTCCACCCCACTCGTACCGGCAACCCAGCAACGCACAAATGCGCAGGATCGCGATGGTGCGGGTGCGCGGCGGCAGCAGCGCTGCCACGTACAGCGCCTCCCCGAGCTTGCGCAGCCGGGCGGCCAGCGCCGGATGGCGCTGCAGGCAGCGCACCAGCAGCAGCGGCTCATAGCTGCGGTCCGGATGCCCCCAGCTGTTGATACCGGCGGCGTCGTCCTCGCTCCACGGCGGAGCGAGTGGTTCGACGCGGCTCACGTGACCGGCAGGCTGAACACGACGCAGTCGTGCAGGCAGCCCTTGGCCGCGGACGGGTGGTCGGCGTTGCGGTGCAGCAGGGCTCGGGTGGGCGTGACTTCGCAGCGCACCGCGCCGGCGCCGGCCTCGCTGAGCTGGGCGCGGCCGTCGACGATCAACGAGTATCCGCCCGGCTCGGACGGCGGCCAGAGCAGCGTGACCCCGCCGCGGCGGGCCAGGTTGGTGCGGGTGCCGCCGCCGATCAGCCCGACGTCCAGGACGGTTCGGTCGCGCAGCACGGGTTCGACCGTCACGGTGTGCGCCCGATAGTCGTCGTCGACGGTGATCAGATAGGCGAACGGATAGTCCGACAGCGCGGCGGCCAGTCGGTCGAAGTCGACCTTCTTCGCGGTCTTACGGGTCATGGACCCTTACTACTCCGACCGCACCGGGAACTTGATGACCCGGTTCGCGCCGGCGGTGTCGCGGTCGATCTCGGGGTAGAAGTTCGACTTCGGGATGCTTGGTGTGCCCGGCCGCGCGGTCGGGTCGGTGGGCGGGCTGTAGAAGCCGGTCACGTTGCTGGCGCTGGCCCGCAGACCCGAATTGGCGGCCGCGCTGCTGGTCGGGTTGGCCGACACCGGGCTTGGGCCGGCGGAGTCCAGCGGGGCGGCCGGGGCAGGGGCCGCGGCGACGACCGGCGCGGCGCCGATTCCGGAGCTCAGTGCGCTCGCCAGACCGGTATGCAAGCCGCCGGTACCGGCCAGCGCCGAACCCAGCAGGCCCGAACCCAATGCTGCCGTTCCCAGGCCGCCGGTCGCGTAGTGCGCGGTGTTCGTCAACACGGCTTCGGCACCGCCCGGCACGCCGTTGTACATGCCCGACGCCCACGGGGTGAGACCGCCGGCGAAGCCGGTGGTGGCGCTTCCGGAGTTGCCGACGCCGGCGTTGAAGACTCCTGAGTTACCGATGCCGGCGTTGTCGACCCCAGAGTTGAAGAAACCGGTGTTCCCGGTGCCCGAGTTGCCGAACCCGACGTTGCCGCTGCCCGAGTTGAAGCCACCGAAGCCGACGTCGTGGTCACCGGTCAGCCCGAACCCGAAGTTCATGCTGCCGGTGTTGGCGAAGCCGAGGTTGTTGCTGCCGAAGTTGCCGAAACCGATGTTGCTGTTGCCGGTGTTGCCGATGCCGAAGTTGTAGCTGCCGGTGTTGCCGACGCCGATGTTGCCGCTACCGCTGTTGCCGCCGCCGACGTTGTAGTTGCCGGCGTTGTTGTTGCCGATATTGCCGAAGCCGCTGTTGCCGAAGCCGAAGTTGATGCCGTTCTTGCCGATGTCGATGCCGAGGTTGCGCAGCACCTGCTGCCACGGCGCCAGCTGCGAGGCGGCCATCGACGCGTCGAAGTGATAGTTAGCCATGGCGGCGACGTCGGCGGCCCACATCTGTTCGTAGGCGGATTCGGTGTCCATGATCGCGGGCCAGTTCATGCCGAAGAAGTTGGTGGACGCCAGCATCTGCACCAAGCCGCGGTTGGCGGCCACCACCGCCGGCTGCACGGTGGCCGCCACCGCCGCCTCGAACGCCGCCGCCGTCGCGGTGGCCTGCGCCGCGGCCTGGTCGGCTTGAACCGCGGCAGCGCTGAGCCATGCCATGTACTGCGTCGCGACTTCCATCATCGCCGCGGCCGACGGGCCCAGCCACGATGAGGTGGTCAGCTCTTGTGTGACAGCGGTGAACGAGGCCACCGAGGACGCCAGATCTTCGGCCAATCCGCCCCACGCCGAGGCAGCCGCCAGCAACGGTCCCGCGCCGGGACCGGCGAACATCAATGCCGAGTTGATCTCAGGCGGCAACCACGCGAAATGCGGGCTTGTCACCACCCAAACTTACCCGCCACATACTTTTGCCGTGGGCATATCGACTAACCGGTAGGCCCAATTCTCAGTCGCTTGACAGCAAGGTGTCAGGCCGGGACGGGCGCCGCTTGTCGCCCGCGTACCAGTTTGCCGGGGCGGGCCGAAGTGGGCACTCCGTTCTCGGCGATCACCTCGCCGGAAACCACCGTAGCGACGTACCCCTGCGCCGTCTGGTCCAGCCGGCGTCCACCGGCGGGCAGGTCGTAGGTGATGGTCGGTTTGTGCAGCCGCAGCCTCGCGTGGTCGATGACGTTGAGGTCGGCTTTGTAGCCGACGGCGATGCGGCCGCGGTCGGCCAGGCCGGCGATGCGCGCCGGCACCGACGTCAGTTCGCGGACCGCTTCGGGCACACTGAAGCGGCCCGTCGCGCGATCGCGCGCCCAGTGCGCCAGGAAGTACGTGGAGTAGCTGGCGTCGCAGATCATGCCGTAGTGCGCGCCGCCGTCGCCGAGCCCGAGCACCACGTCGTCGCGGTGCAGCAGTTCGCCCACGGTGTCCAGCGAGTTGTTCTGCAGGTTGCTGGTTGCGACCAGCAGCATGGCCCGGCCGTCCTCGTCGAGCATCCGGTCGTAGGCCTCCTCGATGGGCTCCACCCCGCGGGCCCGCGCCCGGGCCCCGATGCTTGTCGACATGTCCGGTTCGTAGCTGGGATTGTCGTCCAGCGGGAAGATCCAGTCCCACATCTGGGCGGCGTACAGGATCGGGTGACCCGCGCCGGGCTTGTCGGCCAGGATGCGGGCGCGCACTTCCGGCTTGCGCATTTCGGCGACGCGTTCGGCCAACGGCAGGTGCGCGATCTCGCGGTAGCTCGGGTAGAGCACGAACGGGTTGGCCGACAGCTGCAGCCCGATGATCAACCCGATGGGACGCGGCAGCAGCTGTGCGGTGACGCGGAGTTCGCCCGCGGCGCTGTTGGCCTTCTCGATCATGGTGATCGCCTCGGGCCAGGTGGGTTCGCCCGTGCTGGCGATCACCAGGGTGAAGGTCAGCGGCAGGCCGACGTCTTCGGCGACGTCGAAGACCGTCTGCAGGACGTGCTGATAACCCCTGGTCGGGATGTCGGGCACGAACTGCAGCAGCCCGCCGCCGCCGTCGACGACGCCGCGGGCGATCGCCTCGATCTCCTCGCGTCCCGCTTCGTAACTCGGAATCGGAGCGCCGCTTTCGGTTTTATGGATCATCAGCCGCGACGACGCGAAACCCAGCGCCCCGGCCTCGACGGCCTGCTTGGCCAGCGCGCGCATCCGGGCCAGATCCTCTTCGGTGGCGGGTTCGCGGTCGGCGCCGCGCTGGCCCATCACATACACCCGCAGCGGAGAGTGCGGCAGGTAGGCCGCGACGTCGATGTCCCGCCGTCGCGACTCCAGGGCGTCCAGGTATTCGGGGGAAGGTCTCCCAGGTCCAGGGCAGGCCGTCGGTCATCACCACCCCGGGGATGTCCTCGACACCGGCCATCACGTCGACCAGCACGTCGTGGTCCTCCTGGCGGCACGGCGCGAACCCGACGCCGCAGTTGCCCATCACCACCGTGGTCACCCCGTGCGCCGAGGACGGCGTCAGCCGGTCCGACCAGATGGCCTGGCCGTCGTAGTGGGTGTGCAGGTCGACGAAGCCCGGCGTGACCAGCAGCCCCGTCGCATCGATCACCCGCGCCGCCGTGGCCCCCTCCGGCGGGCCGACCGCGGCGATCACGCCGTCCCGCACCGCGACATCACCGACGAACGGCTCACCCCCCCGACCCGTCGACGATGGTGCCGTTGCGGAGGAGAAGGTCGTAGGTCATCTAAACAATCTACGACCCGTTCGGCGGGTGGTGCCAGAATCGCCGACGGCTCCGCCACGGGCCCCAACGGGAAGTCCACGTCGCATTCCACCCCGGCTACTTCGGTGCGTTCGTGCGTGATCCGCACGGCAACAACGTCGAAGCCGTCCGGCACGGCGCGACAGGGTAGCGTCGCCGCCATGGCAGCAAGCGACGAAGCGGCCCGGGAACTGCTCCGGGACGCGTTTACCCGGCTGATCGAACACGTCGACGAGCTCACCGACGGCCTGACCGACGAGGTCGCCGATTACCGGCCGACGCCCGAAGCGAACAGCATCGCGTGGCTGATCTGGCACAGTGCCCGCGTCCAGGACATCCAGCTGGCGCACGTCGCCGGCGTTGAGCAGGCGTGGACCGACTGGGTGGACCGGTTCGGGCTGGACTTGCCGCGCAATGACACCGGTTACGGGCACAGCGCGCAGGACGTGGCCAAGGTGCGCGCACCGGCCGATCTGCTGGCCGGCTACTACCGCGCCGTGCATCGGCTGACGCTCGAGTACGTGGCGACGGTGACCGCCGACGAACTCGCCCGTGTCGTCGACACCAACTGGGATCCGCCGGTGACCGCCAGCGCTCGGCTGGTCAGCATCATCGACGACTGCGCACAACATCTGGGCCAGGCCGCCTACCTGCGGGGCATGCAGCAGTAGGAGTCAGTCGTGCGATTGCTGGCCGGGCTCGTCAAGGCGTTGTGCTGGCTGCTGGCCACCCTGGCGCTGGCGGTGGCGGTACCGGCGGGCTGGGCGCAGGCCGACATCGTGGACGAGGACGGCTACGCGCGGCTGGCCGAGCGGGCCGCCCGCGACCCGGCGCTGCAGGCGGCGATGGCATCCGAACTCACCACTCGGGCGGCGGCGCTGATCAACGAACACAGATTCCAGGTTGACAGTGCGACGGTGCACGACGTTGCCGCCGCGTTCACGGCCGGCCCATCGTTCCCGCCGCTGTTCGCCGAGACGAACCGCGCCGCGCATGCCTGGCTGTTCACCGCCCCGTCGTCCGGCGGCGAGCGATGGACGGTCGACGTGGCCCCGATGCTGCGGGAGACGTCGATTCGGCAATTGCTGAACTCCTACCACGTGCAGGTGCCCGACACGTTGCGGGTGCCGGTGACCGTCTCCGGGCCGGTGCACCAGGGCGAGTTGCATCGCGCGGCGGTGTGGGGCCCGTGGGTCAGCCTCGGCGCCGCACTGGGCTGCGTGGTGTTCGCGCTGATCACCCTCGCCGCCGCCCGCGGCCGGGGCCGTGCGCTCACCAGCCTCGGGGTGTCGGCGCTGCTCGTCGGTGCGGCGGGCTGGGCCGGGATCGAGATCGGCCGGGGCTATCTGAACGAGCAACTGAACCGGACGACCGGTGACATCCGCCGGATGGCCGACGTGCTGGTCGGTCATGCCGAAGACAGCCTGCACCGGTGGCTGAACGTGACGCTGGCCGCCGGCGCCGCACTGGTGGTGGTGGGGTTTCTTGTCGCGATGATCGGCGGCGTGCTGGGGAAATCCCGGCGCACCGGCTGATCAGCCCAGCGGCAGCTGCGCCAGGATCGCCCCAGTAGGCTGCGGCGACCCGCTGCCCGATTCCACCGTGAACGCCAGCGCGCTCGCACCACCCAGGTTGTCCAGCGTCGCCTTGGTGGACGGCGCCACGGCCGCGGCATCCATCGTTCCCGCCGAGGCCGGACCGTTGCTGCGCATCAGCCACATCTGGTAGACGGTGCCCGGTGCCGGCGGAGCCACGTTGTTCATCACCAGCACCCCCGCGTTGCGCTCGCGGGAGAACATCACCGTGGCCGTCCCGGTGCCCAACGTGCCCGACACCGTGCGCACGTCAGGTGCGGCCAGAACCTGCTCGGCGACGCTCGGTGTAAGGGACGGCCGGCTCAGCACCCCGACGCCGAACGCACCCAGACCCACCACGATTGCCGCTGCGGCTGCGAAAAGCGCTGTGCGCCAGCGTGATCGGCTCTCAGCGCGAGCCGGGGCGGCCAGCGCCAGCACCGCTGCGCGCAGCCGATCCGGCGGTTCGACGGCGTCGGCCGACGACAGTGCCGCCATCGTCTCGCGAACGGCGCGCACCTCGGCGGCGAACTCGGCCGCCAGCGCGGCGGGCGCGTCCGCGACCCGGGCGTCGATCTCGGCCCGCTCCGCGGCCGACAAGGCGTGCAGCGCGTAGGGGGTGGCCAGCTCGAGCAGGTCGAAGTCGTCCGGTTCGGTCATGACACGTCCAGGCAGCTGCGCAGGCCGCGCAGCGCGTCCCGCATGCGTGACTTGATGGTGGACAGGTTAGCGGCCAACCGCTGCGACACCTCGGCGTAGGTGAGCCCGCCGTAGTAGGCCATCTCGATGCACTGGCGCTGGGCGTCGGTCAACGCGTCCAGGCAGCGGATCACCCGGCGGCGTTCGTCGCCGGCGATCGCCGAATCGGCGACGACGTCCGCGGCGGGGTCGACATTGGCTGCCCCGTAACGGGATTCGCGTTGTGTGCCGGCCTGCTCGCTGCGCACCCGGTCGACCGCCCGGCGGTGCGTCATGGTCATCAGCCAGGCCAGCGCGGAACCCCTGGCGGCGTCGAAGCCGGCCGCGGTCCGCCACACCTCGAGGTAGATCTCCTGGGTGGTCTCTTCGCTGTAGCCGGTATCCCGCAACACCCTGGTCACCAGTCCGTACACCCGGCTCTTGGTCTGGTCGTAGAAGTCGGCGAATGCCGCGTTGTCGCCGTCGGCGATCCGGCGCAGCAAGGCGTCCAGGTCGCGAGCCTGTTGCGGTGCGGTCATCGTCGGTAGCCTAACGCCAGGTCGCGTCCGCGCGAGCGGCCCGGCCATCACCCGGGCGCCCGGGTACGAATCAAGCAGTGCACCTTGGGTATTCGGAGTCCCAGGTCGGCCGGACGGGTACCTGTCTCAGCGTTCGCTGCTGAGCGCCATCGGCCGGGTCTGCTCGTCGGCGCGCAGCAGCGCGGGACTGCGCGCCGGACGTGTCCGCACCCGCAGCGGCCACCAGAACCAACGGCCCAGCAGTGCGGCGATCGACGGCGTCATGAACGCTCGCACGATCAGCGTGTCGAACAGCAGACCCAAACCGATGGTGGTGCCGACCTGGCCGATCATCCGTGCGTCGCCGATGATCATCGAGGCCATGGTGAACGCGAACACCAGGCCCGCGTTGGTCACGACCTTCCCGGTGCCGCCCATCGACCGGATGATGCCGGTGTTCAGGCCGGCGTGTATCTCCTGTTTGAAGCGGGACACCAGCAGCAGGTTGTAGTCCGATCCGACCGCCAGCAGCACGATGACCGACATCGCGATCACCAGCCAGTGCAGGGGAATGCCGAGGATGTGCTGCCAGACCAGCACCGACAGTCCGAAGGAGGCGCCCAGCGACAGCGCGACCGTGCCGACGATCACGGCGGCCGCGACGAAGGCCCGGGTGATGATCAGCATGATGATGAAGATCAGGCACAGCGAGGAGACGCCGGCGATCACCAGGTCCCATTTGGCGCCGTCGGAAATGTCCTTGAACACCGCCCCGGTGCCGGCCAGGTAGATCTTGGCGTCCTCCAGCGGGGTGCCTTTGAGTGCCTCCTCGGCCGCGGTGTGGATCTTGTCGATGCTGGCGATGCCCTCGTCGGAGGCGGGGTCACCGCGGTGCAGGATGATGAACCGCGCCGCGCGCCCGTCGGCGGACAGGAAGTTCTTCATGGCGCGCTTGAAGTCGGCGTTCTTGAACACCTCGGGCGGCAGGTAGAACGAGTCGTCGTTCTTGGCGGCATCGAACGCATGGCCCATCGCCGTCGCGTTCTCGCTCATCTCGTCCATCTGGTCGA
The nucleotide sequence above comes from Mycobacterium kiyosense. Encoded proteins:
- the groL gene encoding 60 kDa chaperonin; amino-acid sequence: MAKTIAYDEEARRGLERGLNALADAVKVTLGPKGRNVVLEKKWGAPTITNDGVSIAKEIELEDPYEKIGAELVKEVAKKTDDVAGDGTTTATVLAQALVKEGLRNVAAGANPLGLKRGIEKAVEKVTQTLLASAKDVETKEQIAATAGISAGDQSIGDLIAEAMDKVGNEGVITVEESNTFGLQLELTEGMRFDKGYISGYFVTDAERQEAVLEDPYILLVSSKVSTVKDLLPLLEKVIQGGKPLLIIAEDVEGEALSTLVVNKIRGTFKSVAVKAPGFGDRRKAMLQDMAILTGGQVISEEVGLSLENADISLLGKARKVVITKDETTIVEGAGDSDAIAGRVAQIRAEIENSDSDYDREKLQERLAKLAGGVAVIKAGAATEVELKERKHRIEDAVRNAKAAVEEGIVAGGGVALLQSAPALEDLGLKGDEATGANIVRVALEAPLKQIAFNSGLEPGVVAEKVRNSPAGTGLNAATGEYEDLLKAGVADPVKVTRSALQNAASIAGLFLTTEAVVADKPEKAAAPVGDPTGGMGGMDF
- a CDS encoding putative short chain dehydrogenase/reductase, which produces MALPTPTPSSTAVVTGASSGIGADIARELAGRGHGVTLVARREDKLRALAEELAARGGNVEVAACDIADPHARAGLFDEIGGRGLTVDILVNNAGIGTIGAVAKTDVDKETAQVRLNVEALVDLTTRAVQQMVPRGRGAILNVGSTAGFHPFPGQVCYSATKAFVHTYTEGLRGELAGTGVTVALLCPGPVRTEFLVRAGMDERTFADAFPKFMWMPSRDVARTGVDALDGDRGTVIPGLPSRLSTRLFQFMPRRLLLPLLNSQHPGLKRDRSA
- a CDS encoding hypothetical protein (frameshifted, insertion at around 796953); the encoded protein is MGQRGADREPATEEDLARMRALAKQAVEAGALGFASSRLMIHKTESGAPIPSYEAGREEIEAIARGVVDGGGGLLQFVPDIPTRGYQHVLQTVFDVAEDVGLPLTFTLVIASTGEPTWPEAITMIEKANSAAGELRVTAQLLPRPIGLIIGLQLSANPFVLYPSYREIAHLPLAERVAEMRKPEVRARILADKPGAGHPILYAAQMWDWIFPLDDNPSYEPDMSTSIGARARARGVEPIEEAYDRMLDEDGRAMLLVATSNLQNNSLDTVGELLHRDDVVLGLGDGGAHYGMICDASYSTYFLAHWARDRATGRFSVPEAVRELTSVPARIAGLADRGRIAVGYKADLNVIDHARLRLHKPTITYDLPAGGRRLDQTAQGYVATVVSGEVIAENGVPTSARPGKLVRGRQAAPVPA
- a CDS encoding short-chain dehydrogenase encodes the protein MGSRENGRNWTAADIPDQHGRTVIITGANTGLGYHTAAELAFHGAQVVLAVRNQEKGNAALAKIRAAKPDADLRLQELDLSSLESVRRAADALRGSHPRIDLLINNAGVMWTPKELTEDGFELQFGTNHLGHFALTGLLLDHLLGVRGSRVVTVSSLGHRLRAAIHFDDLQWEHSYSRIGAYGQSKLANLLFTYELQRRLEAAGKAREVSTIAVAAHPGGSSTELARNIPRLLRPLNALGPLLFQSAQMGALPTLRAATDPGVQGGQYYGPDGFAEQRGHPKLVQSSAQSHDQDLQRRLWAVSEELTGVSFPV
- the rskA gene encoding anti-sigma-K factor RskA — translated: MTEPDDFDLLELATPYALHALSAAERAEIDARVADAPAALAAEFAAEVRAVRETMAALSSADAVEPPDRLRAAVLALAAPARAESRSRWRTALFAAAAAIVVGLGAFGVGVLSRPSLTPSVAEQVLAAPDVRTVSGTLGTGTATVMFSRERNAGVLVMNNVAPPAPGTVYQMWLMRSNGPASAGTMDAAAVAPSTKATLDNLGGASALAFTVESGSGSPQPTGAILAQLPLG
- the PPE10 gene encoding putative PPE family protein PPE10, which produces MFAGPGAGPLLAAASAWGGLAEDLASSVASFTAVTQELTTSSWLGPSAAAMMEVATQYMAWLSAAAVQADQAAAQATATAAAFEAAVAATVQPAVVAANRGLVQMLASTNFFGMNWPAIMDTESAYEQMWAADVAAMANYHFDASMAASQLAPWQQVLRNLGIDIGKNGINFGFGNSGFGNIGNNNAGNYNVGGGNSGSGNIGVGNTGSYNFGIGNTGNSNIGFGNFGSNNLGFANTGSMNFGFGLTGDHDVGFGGFNSGSGNVGFGNSGTGNTGFFNSGVDNAGIGNSGVFNAGVGNSGSATTGFAGGLTPWASGMYNGVPGGAEAVLTNTAHYATGGLGTAALGSGLLGSALAGTGGLHTGLASALSSGIGAAPVVAAAPAPAAPLDSAGPSPVSANPTSSAAANSGLRASASNVTGFYSPPTDPTARPGTPSIPKSNFYPEIDRDTAGANRVIKFPVRSE
- the sigK gene encoding ECF RNA polymerase sigma factor SigK codes for the protein MTAPQQARDLDALLRRIADGDNAAFADFYDQTKSRVYGLVTRVLRDTGYSEETTQEIYLEVWRTAAGFDAARGSALAWLMTMTHRRAVDRVRSEQAGTQRESRYGAANVDPAADVVADSAIAGDERRRVIRCLDALTDAQRQCIEMAYYGGLTYAEVSQRLAANLSTIKSRMRDALRGLRSCLDVS